Part of the Fibrobacter sp. genome is shown below.
CCTGAGAATACAGCGGCCATAAGCTCGCTTGTCAACCTTCCCATGGAAGGCAGGAGAAGGTGCACCGAAGGATCATAAATACTGAAACTCTTTCCTTTTGAACTGATAAAAACCGCGCCCTTTCTCTTGAACTGCAGTTTTGCCGGGGTAAACTCTTCCGGAGAAGTATGTCTTTTTCCTGCAAGAGACCGGTACCGCTCCGCAATGTCGATAAACGCATCGATACGGGTATTGATACCTGCATCAGCAGTATGACTGTCAACTTCGAGTGTCAATGAGGGTTTTTCTCCCATGATTTCCCGGAAGTATCCAAGAAGAAAAGAGTCGGGACCGCAACTGAAATTGGTGATATAAACTCCGAAAAGATTATCCTTCCTGGAGACTAAAGTGGCCGATTTCATCAGATCCCGCCCGATTGCCCAGTTTATGTCAAGGCCGGTTTTCTCATTTTCAAATGGCAGCATGTCCCAGGGGATAACTGGAATCCCCCTTGACGCGAATTTTTCCGGGATCCCCATATTCGCATCGGATGTAAAAGAGTTATATGCCCTTCCGAAAAGCACAACTCCAAGATTATCAGGGCTTTTCTCCAGCTCACTTAGAATCCTCTCTCCCTCTTCTCTCAGAGTTATAGTGGTCTGCCTCATCTTCTCCACAGCCTTGATATAAGCTGCCCTGCTGTAAGAATCGCTGAATCCGCACTGACGGCCTATTTCTATGAACTCCCGGATCTGAGAATCAAACCCCTTTGAAAAATCAAGCACTGCCCTGATCAGCTTCGGTTCTACCTCTCCAAATGCACTCCTGAGATAATAAGGCTCTCCTTGCAGAAGCATACAGGTGCATTGATGCTCCCTTTGGGCAGATGCTGTATTTTCCGCCGGAAGTTCGACTATTGAGGGCAGGAAAAGAAAGTCAGGCTTTTTTTCCAGAAGATTGTAAAAAGCTCCATGAGAGATCTCTCCCGGATAACAAAACGAACCTCTTTTGCGTTTCACCCCTTTTGAGTCAACCTTGTCAGGCAGTATCACCTCGAGACCCAGCTCTGAGAAAAAGGTGGAATAGAGGGGAAACAGAGAATGCATCAGAAAAGAATTATTGAGGCCGATTGTTCCTGCCGCTGATGACCTGGTCTGGCTCGGTGAGAAAACCACGTTTCTTCGGACACGGACAAAATCATACCTGCCGGAATCAGTAATTTTTTTGTCAATTAGACTATAGTAGCGGTTACAGGCACCGCCGAATGGATAATTTCTATCCTCGATCCGCAGCATGCTTATTTCACATTTCCTGTCACATTTCTCCCGGCCGCCTTTGCAGATGAAACGTTTGCCGTAGCTGATTTCACGGGTGGAAAGCACCTGAAGATTGAAATACTTCTTCTCCGTTTCATTTTCCATTCTGCGGCTTACTTCCAGCGCCACACCAAATGCCCCCATCAGGCCCGGTTCAGGCGGAACCACTATCGGAACACCTATAAGATTAGCCATCGCCAGCGGAACTGCCTTGTTGTAACAGACTCCTCCCTGCATGAATACTTTTTTTCCTATAGGACGCTGTCCTTTGACCCTGTTTACGTAGTTCATACAGATAGAGTAGACCAGTCCCGCTGTTATATCCTCCCTGCTTACCCCCTCGTGGGAGGCAGTCTTTATGTCCGATGAGATAAAAGCTGCACATTGATCACTGAAATCCGGAGGACTTTGAGATTCAAGTGCATAGTCCTGTATTTCACGATAATCGATCCCCAGTGATTCTTTTGCGGCTTCCTCAAGAAAGGAACCGGTTCCTGCAGAGCAGGCTTCATTCATGGCATAATCCGAGGGGACACCGTTTGTAAAGTGAGTGTACTTTGCATCCTGCCCCCCAATCTCAAAGATCGTATCAACCAAGGGATCGAAATAAGAAGCTGCTGTTGCATGAGCTATAATTTCATTAATTATAAAGTGGGTTCCAGCGTGAAGCCCCGCTATGTGTCTTCCCGAGCCAGTGGTACCCAGTCCTGTCACAAGAACATTCCCGGGGAGCTGCGAATGGAGTTCTTTATAGCACTCCCTGGATGCCTCGATGGGATTTCCATTGGTGCGGAGATATGTAGATGCAACAATGGCGTTGTCGGATAATCTGAGTGCAACTGCCTTGGTGGTAGTTGAGCCTACGTCAAGTCCTATCACAAGCTCATCACCAGACTTTGCACTGCTTCTTTCAATTGACTTAAATGTCACCTTCGGGACAGCAGTACTTAAAGGAGGATGAACACTGAAAGAGCGGTGTGAGGAGATATAGTCTACATGGGAGAAAAAAGATCTTTTCTCCTCAAGAGCACACCATGCAGCACCCACAGCTTCAAAAATCAGCGCACACTCCGGTATATGTAAAGAATACCCGTTTCCCCGGATTATCTTCATTATAGGATCGACCTGAGTGAGACCACCAATTGCCAGAATACTCTTTGAGCTGGATTTTTCCAACAGGTCAAGAATCTTCTCTGCTATCATCTCACACAATCCGGCAGTAACCCTTTGAGCCGGAATACCCTTATTCAAGGCATGAGTACAGTCACTTTTGCAGAATACCGAGCACCTTCCTGAAACTCTGTACGAAACTGATTCCCGGGCTAAGTTGACAGCCTCATCAACGGAAAGATTCATCCTTCGGATCTGCTGAAGGAAGAATTCTCCTGTACCTGATGCACATTTGTTCCCGGTTTCCACAGCACAGATATTCTGATCTGTATCGAGCAGATAAAGAACAAAATTCTCTGCTCCCAGGCTTATCACAGCACCCAGCGACTCCTCCATTTTTCCGGTAGATCTGAGAAGCCGCAGTGCAGATTCGATAGATTCAGCTTCGGTAATAGAGGGGAGGTTGATTTTCCTGCGGAATTTTCGTCCGGTGATATACCCATAATCAATATCTGAAGTACCCAGCTCCATAATGGTGTTTGAGAATGCCTGTTGAGGACAGGAATCATGGGAGATAGAGGTACTTTTCAGTATGTCACCATTGTCGGATACAACTGCAGCTTTGAGATTAGAAGCACCAATACAGATTCCCAGTGATTTCAATGCAATATTCTCCTTTATAAATGGGTTTTTCAAAAAGAATACGAGTAAATTAACTTTTGCGCAAAGACAAAGGGAAATATTGAAAAACTTGAAACAACAGATGGAATCTTGTTTTATTGACTCTGATATTATAAGTATTGACTGTGTGCACAATCGTTTTCTGTACAGTACTCAGGCACTGGGACAGACTTTTTCATAATTGACAATACAATACTTCTGAATTTGCTCCTTTATTTTTCCAATATATATAAATATTATGTATTTATATCCAGCCCGGATTATCAGTATTGAGAATGAGTCAAGGTAAGCATGTCAGTTCTACGGATCATCGGGGAGAAATCTCATTTCTCAAAGAGAAGTTTGATTAAATCCGTTTGAAATGACAGAGCGTTTTTCAGGACCAGATATGTCCATTTATCTACACTGAAAGCGTAAATAAATATATAAAACCGGATGGTATTCCGCTATGAATCCAAAATTTTTTCTGCTTCATGCCACTATCAGCATCATTTTCTTCCCATTTTTGTTCTGCTCCAATCCAGTCGATTCTGATCCAAGCAAAGAAAAGTTCGGTACTATTGTAATAAAAACATCTGTACCGACCGGTCGAGTGTTTCCATTTATCCCTGATAGTGCGGTAGCCACTGTTTCAGGGAAGAAGGAAATCATTATACATCCTCTTTCTTTATACGGAGATTCAGTTACTGGTTCAATTTCCGTACCTCTGAGAGAAACCTGGGAAATTACAGTTACTGTCTTTGATACTTCAAAAGGCAGATGGTGCACAGGAAAAGATACACTCACTATAGATTACCCTTTTCCACATAATGCTTATATCAAATTAAAACAGGTACAGACCAATGTTATTACCGACGATACGATTCCGGGGCACAGACTCGTAGCAGATGAGTTGTGACAGGGGAACTGTATTCTCAAGGGGGATATCATTATATCACCGGATACCCGATTGACCG
Proteins encoded:
- a CDS encoding activase, with translation MKSLGICIGASNLKAAVVSDNGDILKSTSISHDSCPQQAFSNTIMELGTSDIDYGYITGRKFRRKINLPSITEAESIESALRLLRSTGKMEESLGAVISLGAENFVLYLLDTDQNICAVETGNKCASGTGEFFLQQIRRMNLSVDEAVNLARESVSYRVSGRCSVFCKSDCTHALNKGIPAQRVTAGLCEMIAEKILDLLEKSSSKSILAIGGLTQVDPIMKIIRGNGYSLHIPECALIFEAVGAAWCALEEKRSFFSHVDYISSHRSFSVHPPLSTAVPKVTFKSIERSSAKSGDELVIGLDVGSTTTKAVALRLSDNAIVASTYLRTNGNPIEASRECYKELHSQLPGNVLVTGLGTTGSGRHIAGLHAGTHFIINEIIAHATAASYFDPLVDTIFEIGGQDAKYTHFTNGVPSDYAMNEACSAGTGSFLEEAAKESLGIDYREIQDYALESQSPPDFSDQCAAFISSDIKTASHEGVSREDITAGLVYSICMNYVNRVKGQRPIGKKVFMQGGVCYNKAVPLAMANLIGVPIVVPPEPGLMGAFGVALEVSRRMENETEKKYFNLQVLSTREISYGKRFICKGGREKCDRKCEISMLRIEDRNYPFGGACNRYYSLIDKKITDSGRYDFVRVRRNVVFSPSQTRSSAAGTIGLNNSFLMHSLFPLYSTFFSELGLEVILPDKVDSKGVKRKRGSFCYPGEISHGAFYNLLEKKPDFLFLPSIVELPAENTASAQREHQCTCMLLQGEPYYLRSAFGEVEPKLIRAVLDFSKGFDSQIREFIEIGRQCGFSDSYSRAAYIKAVEKMRQTTITLREEGERILSELEKSPDNLGVVLFGRAYNSFTSDANMGIPEKFASRGIPVIPWDMLPFENEKTGLDINWAIGRDLMKSATLVSRKDNLFGVYITNFSCGPDSFLLGYFREIMGEKPSLTLEVDSHTADAGINTRIDAFIDIAERYRSLAGKRHTSPEEFTPAKLQFKRKGAVFISSKGKSFSIYDPSVHLLLPSMGRLTSELMAAVFSG